AATATCTTATCAAACATGAATTTGTAAAGAGACTACATGAACGCTATAATAAAGAAGGCATCGTCATTCCGTTTCCCATCACAACGGTCTATATGAAAGAGGAAGAAATATAATTACATAGCACAGGCGCACGATTGCATAAACGAGTTGCTAAGCCTCTCCAGGCCTTTCTTCGCAAAAAATTTCTTTACGAAGTATCTTCGTCCATAGTAAAGTTTTGATCATTTGACTTAATTCTCTACTTCGATATTCCCCTAGATTTCTTGTCCCACACCTTGATGAGGTAATCCTTATGTTCCTCAAACCTCAGGGCCTGCTCTTCCACCAGGGCCTCGGCCTCTTGGGATGACATCTCCCAACTCTGCCGCACAAAGGATGCCACCCGGGCGTAGTAGAGCGGGGTCACCAAGTCAATCAATTTGTTGCGGTTGACACTCCAGGCGTGGAAGGTAGCTGCCAGCTCGTAGAGGATCTGGATCCAGGCATTGGTGGAGAGGTGGAACTCCTGGGGGTCAAGGCGGGTGGCCTTCTGGATCTCTGCAAAGCACTTCTTGCAAAAGATGTCTTTCCATAGAGGCGAAAATTGCTGGAAGCCGACCTTGAAATGTTGGATCATCCCTTCCAGATCCACCTTCACGGGTTCAGGTTCCACGTAACCCTCGTATCCGAAGGTTTCCACGGGTTCGCTCCCTTGGACACCCTTCCAGTAACTCTCATAACGCTCCATGAGAGAAAAGATGGTCCAGAGCACCTGGCGGAACATCGGCCCCAGGTGGAAACCTGGGTCCTTAGCGTCGTGGATCTTGGCCCCCAGGTTGGACTGACAAATCCTGAAGCCCTGGGTGATGGCATTGATGGTCATCCAGATGTCAATCCCAAATCGGGACACGTCGGTCTCCCACACATCCTGCTCGATATGGAACTTCGCCACGTCCCTGGAGAAGGCGAAGTCCCCCCCAATGGGCTGTCGAATCCGCCTGCCGTACAGGGCGCGGGTGAGGTTGTACACGATGTTGTTGGTAATGGTCCCGTCGTACTTGTGTCGGAGGTAAACCGGGGCGACGAACTGGTACCCCTTCTCCAAAACGGGATCAAGGAGGTATTTCACCCAATCTGAGGTGATGCTCCTGATGTCCGCATCCACCACGCCGCATGCCCGAACTCTCAGCCGCTCAGCCGCCTCGAAGACAGACCTCAGGGCTGTCCCCTTGCCCGCCGGCCCCCTGTAGATAGAGATAAGCTTCTCCTGCCAGGGTTTGATCTCAAATTCCTTGGCTACCTCCCGGGTGTCGTCTGTAGAACCCCCGTCGGCAATAAGGATGACACATCTTCGGTCTTTGTAATGGTTGGCCAGACCGTGGGTGACCATTTGGATCACGTGGGCAATGGTCCTCTCATTATTGTAGCAAGAGATCCCAATGAGGATATCCGCGGATTCTATCTCCTCAATTCGCTTGGACGTATACGCCCGTAGGGCCGTATTATAGTGCATAATTTATCCTTCCTGTATTTCTA
This is a stretch of genomic DNA from Deltaproteobacteria bacterium. It encodes these proteins:
- a CDS encoding glycosyltransferase, whose protein sequence is MHYNTALRAYTSKRIEEIESADILIGISCYNNERTIAHVIQMVTHGLANHYKDRRCVILIADGGSTDDTREVAKEFEIKPWQEKLISIYRGPAGKGTALRSVFEAAERLRVRACGVVDADIRSITSDWVKYLLDPVLEKGYQFVAPVYLRHKYDGTITNNIVYNLTRALYGRRIRQPIGGDFAFSRDVAKFHIEQDVWETDVSRFGIDIWMTINAITQGFRICQSNLGAKIHDAKDPGFHLGPMFRQVLWTIFSLMERYESYWKGVQGSEPVETFGYEGYVEPEPVKVDLEGMIQHFKVGFQQFSPLWKDIFCKKCFAEIQKATRLDPQEFHLSTNAWIQILYELAATFHAWSVNRNKLIDLVTPLYYARVASFVRQSWEMSSQEAEALVEEQALRFEEHKDYLIKVWDKKSRGISK